From Malaya genurostris strain Urasoe2022 chromosome 2, Malgen_1.1, whole genome shotgun sequence:
acttgagttaccacctatctactcatttttgagtaagggacgaagctgtcaaaatttgagtatattttactcaaaataaggaataaatatttttatcacaatttaagtgaatttaactcaaaatttgagttttttgcactcgaaataaataaattgtttttcgttaatgtttatataaaaggattccctaattaaaattatttttctttcttttaaatAGGAAGAGCAAAAAAGTGATTGAAAACCGTTCAATTTGACCGCATTGGAGTCAAAATAGAACGATTTTGATATCCTTGTGTAGGATCtctcacttagcataattgaaaccacaaaattacTATTGAAcacatctatgattgatgattcatcaaagccggatctagaaacggtaaTGAAAAACGACGTATGAGTTATGTTCTAAGAGCGTGAACATAGAAAACGATGATGGTAATTTGTTGCATACATAAGACTTTTGCATGAAAAGTAAGTCTTCCTGTCGGACATTCCATGTTTTTTCTAATGATCACTTGAAaatttttccgcaatattttgcTAGAAAATAGTTACGCAGTACCAAGCGAAAATGTGAAACGTAAATGACGAATTTCGGAAAAAGCTAACACATATTTCGAAATATCGATAACACATTTGTTGATTCCGAGATAATTGTTAATCACAGATGAGTTCAGCACAAGATTTTGATAAATCGCGGCGAAAAAATGCACTTTGCTGAACATTTAGTAAATCAGTTAGATGCTTTCGTATCAATGTCACATAATAATTTATAAGAGTTTTATTATAGTTCCAATTACTATGTAACTCAAGCATCCCCTTAATgaattccagattttttttcattactagagttatatttacaagagctgtcaaatcggtaagcaaatttttaattacttcaccttTTTAACGATTTCTTAGAAAAAcatgcaaattcatttgaaaaatctcaGTGGAAgtggaaaaaatagtttttaaacTGAGGTGGTGGTGTTGGTCTTAATGTATTGAGCAAAAACTAATGTTTATTTacacaacaaaacaaaattgtaacaatctcaatATAATTATCAATCGATATGAACAAAGTTTAGACGTAATGaatatcaaatgcaataattttctgttttcgagaaatattgcaaataaatcacacgtctttacatcgaaacaacgtacTGAGTAGATTACATCAGCTTGATTGAATACTTAAACGATTCTGATAgaaaattatgcatcttttcgtgtaatattatcACCTTTAAAACGACAAGAACACATTTGTTGTATTACATCAAAATTGCTGCACTACTCACTACtgattttatttgtattttgtaCTTATTATACAGCTAAACATAACCTGTCatgcactgataagtcgaaAAAGAAACGTAAAGAGAGCGAGCAAATAAAAAACTTGGTCTGATTCAGCtttaaaaattcgcgtaaaatttgattaaatgcaACGGAGTTACAAATGTTTTTACAATGCTATTATAAGGCAGAAAAGGGCGATTATTAGACTCCTGTAGGACTATTACtctggtggaaactgggttaggtttggcatcaagcgaaaacaacattatCTTTTCTCAACAATGGCGCAACCAAGGATAATTATTCCTACAATTTGTCTCGTTTTCAGGATAATAAGCCATCTGTCAACATCCATTTCGAAGAGAAATTCCGAAATATTCAGTGCTCACAGAGCTAGTCATAACAGTGAAAAACATTCTCTTTCGTCTGAGGTTattattcaaacattataagtCATAGCAAGTTAAGTACaatcagcgctgccaactataccgatttctcggtatttataccgattattggactcgatacaggaatacagatatgctctcttaaaataccgataatACAATTTTCGTacagattttcagtttttgtgtttgatTTCATAGATTTAAATCAAGcggagcgaccttttttttttactcgCTAAACCAGTCTCCATACTAAATTAATTTTAGAGTTTCTGAGATGGATATTGTACAGATTattttttccgccaaatactgatttttgaaaaaaaaaatagttggtaGCTCTGGTTGTTATCAAgagcagcgctgccaactataccgatttttgaactCGATTTAGTAATACAGATAGGCTCTCTTAAAATTccgatattttattttgatacaGATGAATAccgatttcaaatattttttttattaatcaaagattttgaatttttgtgttTGGTTCCATGGTGGTGAACCAGGTTGTTCGACCTTTTTTGTTCTCAGATCTTAAAACCAGTCCGCTCTCAATACATTTATCGAGGAGAAAGATATTATACAGAttgtcaaagtgaatgttgacagGTGGTTTATTGATTTATCTCTTGgttttaccgacgacacgaccagacactccgaagaaaactcggaataaaaagtgttcgtgagcgatttaccaccagttaccataaatatagcgaccccttgaaaatgacaaaaactaactattcgagcaacactgtttcagttgctatgaactagctACCAAGGAGcagcagaataaataaacaaacagtttgaaatagttatggaataattccacattttattattaaaaatattttacaatttttcattatttgtatttttcattaATCGGAAGTGCATTTGACGTTCGAATGGAACGCAATCACTAGACGGAGTGTGTGCCATTGTTAATAACGCTGCTAGTTGCTTAAAACAAGACTTCACAAATGCTTTGAAATCACCTCTGAAATCTGGTTACCGGTTACATCGATCTAgcccaatcggcacttcaaagtTCAGTCCAGCAAGGGCATTTACAAACTAGTGACGTTGAACAGGcacattcaaaatttttgacaacCTTAAACAATGCTGATATGTCCACCAAGTTTATAAAAATACTGTGGTCACCTGGAGTTATCAAACAGTCTACATTCAATCGGCTTGGTGGACTAGTTTTAAACCAGGAAGCTCGAGCAAAACTTTAAACGAGGAATGTAATTCTGGGAACATTATGAAAGTGATAAATGCTTAGTTAGATGAATATATTCCCACATAACACACATAAGATAGAAGATAACACACAAGAAGTTTTTATTGCCTTAAACaaccgaaatcaaatttttgttaGTCAATAATATTCGTTGCCGGTACGTTACGCCACTACgaattacatattcgttatgagacaagtactccagaagtgtcgagaatacaacgcgccattgacttcaaagcgacatacgacacaatcgctatggcagattatgcacgAATGCGGATTCCCGTATAATTTGACGTGATTGGtcgaagcaacgatggatagagtaatGTGCTACGTtcaagtatctgggacgctctcgagtcgttTCAAGTCtcagagagggctacggcaaggttttGGATTCTTTTgtctcttgttcaatattgcttcgAAGAGCGCGGATcaacacgatcttccgaaagtacgTACAGctctttggcttcgctgacgatgttgatattgtgacacgtaactttgagaagattaTGGAAAGAAACTTCGAGCTGATAGCCAAAGCTAGAGGTATCTGACTGGCTATAAAAAGatacaaattaataaaaaatgacataaaactctctgaaagaataaatttaatacttgCCAGCggccaactacactcagtggtttcgtttcaagtgagaatctcttgtttttgtttacattccatatGTTGTTACCAAGgttactggtaactgtttttcaaaatcaataacttaccaacttgtgttgccagttccaacattttttcaagcaagTCCGTTtttacattaccagttactgaggggtagttaaatttgcgatacagttttgatagtcgagtcacagactaacagacaggacactcaaattagattcttcaatcattttaactgtcatttcgaatattcctttatttgggacagtactcacatgtgtcatgatggcgccacgttaccctatcaaaaacatcctgtctgtcatctagactgtgtttatttttttcatttaccaacagagttgccatttatacagaattacctgtaatgtattgatatgtatttgcatttgtatgcgaatttcatgcaggatacagatttaatacatattgccaaaactatatacaaaattgtgcctacctctcatccttcaacgcaatacaaaatcgaacccgtttagtggcaatatttacttgcttctgatctgccgccacttaatttcgggtgaaaattatcaacacaataaaaaatagtctagatgaacaatgttgagaaaaataaatggttaccttccaacatcgctaaaaagtttaatatattattaacgtaatataataatttactgtgacgattcatttccaaatattatgatgaaatcaggcatccctgcaagcagctgatcggtgttgacaaacgcgggggaaccaactagtaaattaacttttacataacacaaggggtgtaccgatagtaaatagttcgcgcagtataatataggtggaactagtgcatcacgaaaaattattttttataagaatttactcatactgtcatgtctgttagtctgtggtcgagtggcaggtcgtgtcgtcggttttacTTTTAAAATGAGTACTTTTGTATTATCGTCTATACCCTCAGTAGATGGATTCTACTTGCTCGTTGAGTTTGACTCTGTTCTTTGAAATGTCATTTAGTTTGACTTGTTCGTCATCAGCCAGATTTCGGTGCTTTCGTCGGAGTATTCGAAGAATTTTGTGATTGAGAGAAATGTCCACGATAAATTTGCCATTAAATTTGACTGTACGCGTCCATCCGGTCGTGTTGTTCCAAATAGTGGATGCGTACGAGCGCCGAAATGCGGATTCACAACGAGTAATCGGAACACTGCTGGGTAAGTCTCGCATCCAAGGTGTTTAGGTGGCTCTTGTACATAACCTCTCGATGAACAtgtaaaatatgttgttttatcGTTGTAGGCTCTGTCGACAAAGGAGTAGTTGAGGTAACTAACTGCTTCTGTGTTCCACACAAAGAGCACGCTGATCAGGTCGAGGCGGAACTAGGCTATGCATCTGATTTGTATGACCTAAACCGGCGGGTAAATCCTTCGGAAAACATTGTCGGTAAGATCTTTGTGCATGAAAGGCGACAATCAGCTtacgatttttttgttctagGTTGGTGGGCTACTGGCCAGGAAGTGACCAATCACAGTTCAGTTATCCATGAGTATTATGCCCGCGAGTGCAACAACCCAATCCATTTGACGCTGGATACATCGTTAACCGGATTCCGAATGGGAATCAAAGCGTATGTCTGTGTTTCGCTTGGTGTTCCCGGTGGAAAAACCGGTTGCATGTTCACTCCTATCAATGTAGAAGTGACCAGCTACGAACCGGAAGTTGTGGGGCTTAAGCTATGTTCGAAGACGATTGGTGTTCAGTCGAATCCGGTACGTCCACGTACCGTGTCCCCGATGctggatttagctcaaattactGAGGCTTCCGGAAAATTACTCACTCTTCTGGGGGAGGTGCTGAACTACGTAGAGGATGTGCTATCGGAAAAACAGCAACCGGATAACACCGTCGGGCGAGCTTTGCTAGATCTGATTCATTCAGTTCCAAACATGACAACAGATCAGTTTGCTCAGATGTTCAATTCCAACGTGAAAGATCTTTTGATGGTCGTTACTTTGTCGCAGCTAATTAAGACCCAATTACAGTTGAATGAAAAACTGACTAGTTTGACATCGTTCATCAATTAATAGCAAAGGGAAGATTTTAAAGGCACTCCACAGACGGTGAATGTTTAATTGTAAGAAAAGCTCATTTTGCATTTGGTCAGATTGGAAGGAAACGATAGGCTATTTGAGAATTGTACCGACAAATAAAAGAAGTTTTGACAGTACCCGATAGTTTTCTTTATCAAAAGTGTAATCAATAAAAGCATATGTTACGGACAAATACGTGCTCCACTACGCATACAAGTGAGGGTCGCGGAAAAAACAGCCTAATCCGATTTCATTTATGTAATTTTTCATTGTATTTGTAATGTTCTCTCAAAAAGAATAGGGTTTGGTTGGCTATCTGGTAGTTCAAGAGCCGAACCATaaaaaaacagatatacaggcttgcATATGAACTGTTTGTAAAATTAGCCCATTCAGCGTGGCGAATGTATGCAGATGTCACTGCGATCGACACTATTTTGGGTGCAGCATTTACATCATTGCACTATTTTTTGGTGCTACATTCACTTCCagcggaaattttttttcctgttggttaaaataacaagttaatgtttcttttgttCCTGTTGATTTATTGTGTGATTTAAACGAcatgaaaataaagttttctttAATACTTAGGGAAATTTAGTGCGATAAGTTCAAATTGGAACGTTTCTAAAACAGACAGCAGATCCTTGTTAtcattccggaacgtagtggaactaTCTGAAAAATCGCGACGAATAGTCGAGTAAGTGGTAGTAGTGCAGCTTGGAGAACTTTGGACGGCTACGATGGGCTGAGCATGTCATAATGATTCCGGAAGAACATACCGTGAAAACAGTTCTTGAATTTGATCCGACAGGCTCAAAAAAAAGAGGGACACAAAGATCTAGATTGGTCAATCCAGTAGGATTGACTCAGGAAGTATCCGTGCCTTCAGAACGGATATTCATCCCAGAGTTTCCGTTCAAAATCTCTCAGAGTCTCTACTACAAACTGTTGATTCAAGTGACCAGAAGAGTCCGCCAACgccacaacaaaaaaaaatgtcgagCGCAAAGTCGAAACCATCTCTTTAGTTCATTTTCCCTGgaaatttgaagaattttgaCGATTATTGCCAGTCtgtgttcattttcaaaaatcggtGAGAATctgtttaaattttgaaatctgCGCAacattgagatcattgaaattaTGTGAACCTGGCAATTTCTGCTTACAAGgggttttttaagagcttgctgataagaaaattaaataaaacacatgccaaattatgaaatgaccaaatttttttgtttgatagaTAATTTCTaagcatttaacatttaaatcgttGCTAGTTCATCcacataaaccattgatttcacGTATACCCACAAAAAATAACCGAATGGCGCCAAACCACTCCGACGCGGAGGCCAATTCACAGGTttatttctcgaaataatgttgtcgttgaaatgttctttcaataagtcgattgtttcgaccgcagtatgacaagtggcaccaccCTGTTGGaaccacatttcgtccacatcaaggtatggatgtggacgaaatgtggtttcaacagatttggcaacaaaaattcattgatcatggttctgtatcgatttccattcacggtaacgcatcgttcttcctcatttttaaagaaattaggaccgatgattccaccagctcATAGATCGCActaaacagtacatttatcgggatgcatcGATAATTCTTGAACGGCATTTGGATTATCTTTGCTCCATatacggcaattttgcttgttgatgtATCCATTGAACCAAAAATGCGCCTCATCACTGAAGAGAATTTTGCGCTATAAACaattttaattgaacactgattttgaaaaaaaaaattccacgatttggaagcgttgttctggaaTTCACCTATTTATGATGATTTGACAACAATACTGAGtggagacgtcactttacactgtcaaaacaaccgTCAGACAATATCAATCCCTATCCcttttgaaaaaaacaaacctGCTAAAAAACACCCGCTAGGAGCGAAAGAATGCATTTTCGCACAGAAGTTCTCAAATTCATCATTTTTCACATAATCCCTGGGGCTCTTAGTTCAGAGGATCTTCGTCAGATCTGCTGTTTTGTGTCGCTACAATACTACCCTTTGTTTGGCTGATACTCAGGTGACTTAATGgtcgttataaaaaaaataccgtCATAAACCCCGGGCCTAAAGGTTGATCCGTACGAAAATTGGCATTGTTAGAGAACGCTTTTGTGACAACACACTCGAAATCTTTTTTATTAATAACAACAATTAACGATTTGTTAGTGATTAACATTCGAAGAATATTATGTTGAATTTTCACGTAGAAATATTAAGAAATACGATAATGGTAGATATTTTGCACGTGTCTGGGAGAAAATTGGACCAGGGGTGCCTCACCTAACTCGGTGTTAAATCATCTGAAATCAAACAATTAATTAGTTTATTAGTTAGGTAATATTTTTCTCCAGGTAATGCTAAGAGGGCTTTTCGAAATTttaggtttttatttttttttgagctcCGAAGGAGAAATGTAATTTTTGTGATGAAAATAGCGTACTCGGGTTCGGCAGATATTAAAATCCGtaagtacacacttaaaaccatttcttgaactcggcataataaaatgccgaaactgataaGCAACACTTAAATTTGCCgactgctcagtaatcaatacgcatgtttctgaacttcgttaaatgcattcactgatattagcatttttttgTTGAGATTCAgctataaaatttaagtgtataTAAAATATTCGTAGCATCGTCAATTTTTCTCCAAAcgacttgaaattttgacacaTTATTTATTCAATTTTCGGTATCTCCGGAGCCGGAGTTCGAAGACTGGTAACGCGGTTCATATTACCATGAACTTCCATAACCTTTAAATTTGATTAGTACAAGTTTATGTCGCCATTCAGATCATGTTTTCCACGTCCCAAATTTACAATTATATTCAAACAGAAACAACCGATATGGAATCAATGGCAGTCTTTGGTATTAGCCCACTCATCAATATGTCTGGTAAAACTAATAAATCAAGACGGAAATGTTTGCATTTGCCAAacaaatccgaccaaaacagaaTTTCTTGAGGAAAGGATCAAAATTTTGTACAGGTGCAAAAAAGTCGCGATTTAAATGAATCTTATCAAGCCGTTAAAACGGATGGCTTGCCACTCGTGTATGATATTTGATGAGATCGAAAGGGACATAGTGTATTCCAAGTACGTCATTCAACTTGAAATTGCAACGGGATCAATAAAATTAAGACAAAAACTTTTGTGCTTCACATGTAAACTTTTAATGTTAGAACGCAATATGTGTGGACAATTAGCAACACGGTCGTCCATGGCAGGTCGGCGCTGCAAAGAGATACTACCGATGCTACaccgcagagatgccagatctgccgatttgtctgtaaatctgcagatttcgtacatagtgctgcagacatattttgttgtgcagacttttgaaaagctagtttttcgcagactttcgccaaaatttacagacttttgaaattgccacGACCTTTTCTTTGCTCgtcaagtcagtttagcgtattaTACTTTATACAAAAAGACATactaactgcagatttttttttcggatatacagattttgcaaccctgtctgaagatatttgaaatttttacctggcatctctgctacaCCGGGAGATAGAGAAAAAAGTCAAAATCAAACCACATGAAGGGCGGAGCAGACGTAAAATTAATCATTACTATTTTCTCACAATTTgataacctaagtttgtgaaattcgttgTTCTATGAGTAATTTGATATTCTAAATTTGTTCTCTACTTATCTactaatatcaggtgtacaactttgcttccgccgttttccgataggtggctgtaccggctgaggctggtcaaaatacatagatgataatgcctttaaagtgagtgtgtacagtgcctaacgaattgtcatcaccgttacagtgacagttgttcttgttttcgtattatccacgctcgaaaatgttttacttttctgttacaattcgaaaaaaaattagagggttgtattcaagtcacgaccgagcacaataacattaaaaatgaaacgtttctagggtcttcataataaatacaaaaataaagatgataatgatgatgatccactaaacttcactacacttcaaagttacttgaaagctcaattttagatacaaacaacctaaagatttaaacctgaacaaaagaaactattttattttatgatgataattttcgagaaacgtacaaacttattaatttgatttgatttatatcgtttatttattacCATTATCAACCTAAcaatggtcgttcactgggtggacttattaaatttataaacaggtaatcgatccaagagaatgttgtaccagtaatctcaataatggtgtaattttattaatccttcaaaatcgtcgataatcttcgaaaagtgtcggtaaatattatggaaacaatacgaggaagaaaacatgtgaaacagtccccataaaatatttagttacttacattgatgttattaacacatgaatgaacattgtcatagttacaacgcgtgtagccatcagacgcttattgttttgaagcaaataataattgaacagaaactggcggttaaccaaattccacgagggttcctattcaaacgatacatgtaaaatcgcaggtaaatagcagtttatctttgatagtatatgatattgcatctaattgtactgtatatgtgaaccTGTGGAACTCAATTATACTACTAAagcgaggaggccgcttttagataagtttcagaatttaattatgaatcttttgaagcgtttaattcctggtgggacaacaacttgttcagtcacattgtcacgttttgttcgtatgggaattgagatttaagtatgcaaagcgattcgttggcaaattaaaacatttttaagtttacaatattgaagctttggaattatttaaattaggaaaatccattaacaaatcatcgaggaacaagcgctgcaaattagatccgaaaaatctatcgccgataattctaaattggcctgatagttaccagagaatcaaaataaaatactcaattcaaaccaatggtatccaattgaaatattcaaatgacgttgtctcaaaggttaaaattaaatgtttccgaatcgattgtttgttgaattatataaatccatcaccaaatgactgagttataagcgttcaaaattatgacagaaaatattatgcgattagttttgcatgttttaaattgactcccagcctcgggaagcgaagtgtgaggcatttttaatagcaaaatcgaccaaaaatttgctaaacacatatgattatttcaaaagaatcggtaaccacgctgattcggttcttcaatagctagatgatatataagatactcaacaCACGGTGTTGCACGGACaataggaaatttcaccaaggcataatgcaaaagcgataatccagcaagtgaacgcatataaaatccagtcatcagctcactggacgagctacttgtttcattcacagtcaaacatcaactaggcaaagaaatattgtgcagcctatatttatagatttctcttcatactacgcagaacgatgcggtgttttttatgcatgacgcaaagcctcctatgccgaacaagaagttgacgtcattttgtacaacagggattggtggatgaaaacataggtcgattccaaccattttttcaatagtatgctattgaaatactgaagcgacgtcgtcatacatgtttaagttaaaagtttccgaatcgattggttgtgaaattataacaatccatcaacaaatgaccgagttattaacgttcaaaattatgacacaaaaaggttacgcgactatttttgaaactttaaattgacacccggccccatatagtgaagagtaaggcatttttaatgccaaaaatacagctgaagcgcatcgaatgctctcagaaacttacggtgatgctgctctgagtgaaagaacgtatcgggagtggtttcaacgttttaaagatggtgatttcgatgtcgaagacaaacatggtggtggaagagaaaataccttcaaagatgaacaactagaagcattgcttgatgaagattcgtgccaagcccaagaagagcttgccgaatcgttgggagtgagtcagcaagccatttcaaaacgtctcaaggccctgggcatgattcagaaagaaggaaactgggtgccgtacgagttgaaaccgagggacatcgagcgccgtctatttgtatgtgagcaactactAAATCGTAAggagtttttacatcgaatcgtaaccggtgatgaaaagtgggtacgatacgataatcctaaacgcagaaaatcaaggggaaagcccgggcatgctacttcgtcgaaggcaaaaccgaatattcacggcgccaaggttatgatttgtatttggtgggatcagctcgatgtaatttactacgagctcataAAACCGggcgaaaccatcacaggagatcgctaccgaacgcaactgctaaaagaaaagcagccacaatatcaagagcgacatggcaaagtcatcctccaacacgacaatgctcggcctcacgttgcaaaagtggtcaaaaagtacctggaaacgctgaaatgggaagtcttgccccgacCGCCGTATTCCCAGATGTCGCCTCATCTGACTtccaccaaagacatcatattaacaagatatccagctcttacatttcccgaacaaatcatgtgcaacatccttttttgcgagcatgtcgcccccagacgagcccgcatcgaatcttatacatagaagtaggggagaaaaatgtcaaattcgtgcgcgccaaaatagcagggttgcgcacccatacaattgacatgatatgttgaatgtgatgccgtgcgatggcgttgctgaactgaagattgacttcgctacaagctgacagggtctgcttccacatattccgttcgatggcacaaggcctggcagatcaacattttcaatcattcgaagagttggaaaaatggattgcttcatggatagcgtcaaaagaggactccttttttcgagcaggGATCCGAAAAtcgcggaaagatgggagaaagttgtcgcggacaatactttgaataatacatctgtaagcactttttatgtgaatgtggaaaccccacatcatatggctattttcggaacggattgaaGAGTAAGtgaaagaaaatgatgtttgggctcgtttcaagaGCCAAGATGGTGGCTTccaatttattcatattcattaaaaacccttataataagggtattttcggaacaggatcGATAAGTGGATTTCGAAAAACAATGATTGAGGGGTTTCTGcattccaagatggtgacttccggtttattgacattccttgaaaatcccaacaatgggtatttttggaacggatttgaaaAATACGTACagaaaaacaatgtttgggGTTGTTTagaaattcaagat
This genomic window contains:
- the LOC131433027 gene encoding eukaryotic translation initiation factor 3 subunit F, with translation MSTINLPLNLTVRVHPVVLFQIVDAYERRNADSQRVIGTLLGSVDKGVVEVTNCFCVPHKEHADQVEAELGYASDLYDLNRRVNPSENIVGWWATGQEVTNHSSVIHEYYARECNNPIHLTLDTSLTGFRMGIKAYVCVSLGVPGGKTGCMFTPINVEVTSYEPEVVGLKLCSKTIGVQSNPVRPRTVSPMLDLAQITEASGKLLTLLGEVLNYVEDVLSEKQQPDNTVGRALLDLIHSVPNMTTDQFAQMFNSNVKDLLMVVTLSQLIKTQLQLNEKLTSLTSFIN